A window from Pseudomonas frederiksbergensis encodes these proteins:
- the hflK gene encoding protease modulator HflK, whose product MQVDLDVDGTQVAGLPRFQQAVFQGRRLRQFAIGLGALAVIGWLLAFFVGLFAPQSLWPALLVNQSAGLLVLVAGLQSAWWVTQWRARALNPVVQVVVADEVVAPVGWYERLLDRLSQRWLRMLVQIGAPTLWLAGWSLLTLVSIEQVWNLALPPAALGVSASVGAALSLLLAFGLLVLERQLAQENAAQWPEAASLAQLTRVAIIGLVLSALCLLLGSETSVWPVRLAVLMGLLPGLVAAELLLRAMLSLFSPQREQLEPALLARSFVADMLRWPPQPLLALQHELHNRFGIDLRQIWAFTYMRRAFLPVLAVVSIVGWSLTGIHEIPMQGRGIYERFGKPVEVFGPGLHAGLPWPLGRVLSVENGVVHELATSVGDTPAPVVADPAEGPAPAIANRLWDASHVNDKSQVIASSRADKQSFQIVNMDVRFVYRIGLSDQAALAATYNSADVPTLIRSTASRILVHDFASRTLDGLLGADRVGLAEEIGRAVQADLHKLDSGVEILATVVEAIHPPARAANAYHGVQAAQIGAQALISRERGAAAQATNQAQLQASIARDQATASAREINATAQAADLKFSAEQKAYASAGQAFVLEQYLSQLSQGLANAKSLVLDHRLGGSSNAPTIDLRTFTLPADPAPARKTAQPGAAN is encoded by the coding sequence ATGCAAGTCGATCTCGATGTCGATGGGACGCAAGTAGCCGGGCTGCCGCGTTTCCAGCAGGCGGTTTTTCAAGGGCGGCGATTGCGTCAGTTCGCAATCGGTCTCGGCGCTCTGGCGGTAATTGGTTGGTTGCTGGCGTTTTTTGTTGGGTTGTTTGCGCCACAGTCCCTGTGGCCCGCGTTGCTGGTCAATCAGAGCGCCGGTTTGCTGGTGCTGGTCGCCGGTTTGCAATCGGCCTGGTGGGTGACGCAGTGGCGTGCGCGGGCATTGAACCCAGTGGTGCAGGTTGTCGTTGCTGACGAAGTCGTTGCCCCGGTGGGTTGGTACGAACGGCTGCTGGATAGGCTCAGCCAGCGATGGTTGCGAATGCTGGTGCAGATCGGCGCGCCGACACTGTGGCTCGCGGGTTGGTCGCTGTTGACGTTGGTGAGCATCGAACAGGTCTGGAACCTTGCACTGCCGCCAGCCGCACTGGGAGTGTCGGCCAGTGTCGGTGCAGCGCTGTCCTTGTTGCTGGCTTTCGGTTTGTTGGTGTTGGAGCGACAACTGGCACAGGAAAACGCCGCCCAGTGGCCCGAAGCAGCGTCGCTGGCGCAGCTGACTCGAGTGGCGATCATTGGTCTGGTGCTCAGCGCTTTGTGCCTGTTGCTTGGGAGCGAAACCTCGGTCTGGCCGGTGCGTCTGGCGGTACTGATGGGTTTGCTACCAGGGTTGGTCGCCGCCGAGCTGCTGCTGCGCGCGATGCTGTCATTGTTCAGCCCGCAGCGCGAACAACTCGAACCGGCGTTGCTGGCGCGCAGCTTCGTCGCCGACATGCTGCGCTGGCCGCCGCAACCTTTGCTGGCATTGCAGCACGAATTGCACAACCGCTTCGGCATCGACCTGCGACAGATCTGGGCTTTCACCTACATGCGTCGGGCTTTTTTGCCGGTGCTGGCCGTGGTTTCGATAGTGGGCTGGTCACTTACCGGCATTCACGAAATCCCCATGCAAGGGCGGGGCATCTACGAGCGATTCGGCAAACCGGTGGAGGTGTTCGGTCCCGGTTTGCACGCAGGTTTGCCTTGGCCGTTGGGCCGAGTGTTGAGCGTCGAGAACGGTGTGGTCCACGAGTTGGCCACCAGTGTGGGCGACACACCGGCGCCGGTCGTGGCCGATCCCGCTGAAGGCCCGGCGCCCGCGATTGCCAATCGCTTGTGGGACGCGAGCCATGTGAATGACAAATCCCAGGTTATCGCCAGCAGTCGAGCCGACAAGCAGAGCTTCCAGATCGTCAACATGGACGTGCGTTTCGTCTACCGCATCGGCCTGAGCGATCAAGCGGCGTTGGCGGCGACCTACAACAGTGCCGATGTCCCGACGCTGATTCGCAGCACCGCCAGCCGGATTCTGGTCCACGATTTCGCCTCGCGTACCCTCGACGGTTTGCTCGGCGCGGACAGGGTCGGGCTCGCCGAAGAGATTGGCCGGGCGGTACAGGCTGACCTGCACAAACTCGACAGCGGCGTGGAAATTCTCGCCACCGTGGTCGAGGCGATTCATCCGCCGGCCCGTGCCGCCAATGCTTATCACGGCGTCCAGGCTGCGCAGATTGGCGCCCAGGCATTGATTTCCCGCGAGCGTGGGGCGGCGGCGCAAGCCACCAACCAGGCGCAATTGCAGGCCAGCATCGCTCGCGATCAAGCGACGGCCAGCGCACGTGAAATCAACGCCACCGCCCAAGCGGCTGACCTGAAATTCAGTGCCGAGCAAAAAGCCTACGCCAGCGCCGGCCAGGCCTTCGTGCTGGAGCAGTACTTGAGTCAACTGTCCCAGGGCTTGGCCAATGCCAAATCGCTGGTGCTCGATCATCGCCTGGGCGGCAGCAGTAACGCGCCGACCATTGACCTCCGTACCTTCACGCTGCCGGCTGATCCGGCGCCGGCGCGTAAAACCGCTCAGCCAGGAGCTGCCAATTGA
- a CDS encoding pyridoxamine 5'-phosphate oxidase family protein, with amino-acid sequence MDRSPWHAGEKQLQVHVGIAERMEVLGRKVIRREMPDQHRTFYEQLPFMLYGAVDADGNPWASILEGPPGFAHSPTPGALQFSSLPGADDPAQLTEGAAIGLLGIELHTRRRNRLNGRVGAMTASGFDVAVEQSFGNCPQYIQLRQFRSVPLAEPSTRIAQHLNGLDEAAKSLIAGADTFFVASYVDVDGQRSVDVSHRGGQAGFVQVEGNRLTIPDFAGNLFFNTLGNLLLNPRAGLLFIDFNSGDLLHLSGRTEVILEGPQIEAFQGAERLWTFEVERVVRRPAALALRWRFDGVSPTSLLTGTWEQANARLQAQALGDRWRPLRVARIKEESHNIRSIYLEPADGAGLPVFQAGQHLPLRFNIAGEVHIRTYSLSSAPSDDFFRISVKREGLVSSHLHEQVRVGDLLEARAPQGHFTVAPDERRPLVLLAAGVGITPLLSMLREVVYQGLRTRRIRPTWFFQSSRTLADQVFRPELDRLLEDTGDAVRVLRLVSQPEAGALEGEDFDLTGRIDTALLKTLLEVEDYDQLDFVLCGPGSFTQGLYDGLRELHIRDARIHAETFGPSTLRRVPDPDSVVIEQPPAATTSVPVVFQRSAKEARWQPDGGSLLELAESRGLRPEFSCRGGSCGTCKTRLISGQVNYPQPPAEVPDDGQVLICCAIPAQGSQPLVLDI; translated from the coding sequence GTGGATCGTTCACCCTGGCACGCCGGCGAAAAACAATTGCAGGTTCATGTGGGCATTGCCGAGCGAATGGAGGTGCTCGGTCGTAAGGTGATTCGTCGCGAGATGCCGGATCAGCACCGCACGTTTTATGAGCAATTGCCGTTCATGCTGTACGGCGCGGTGGATGCCGACGGTAATCCCTGGGCCAGTATTCTTGAAGGGCCACCGGGTTTCGCTCACTCGCCAACGCCGGGTGCGCTGCAATTTAGCAGCCTGCCGGGGGCTGATGATCCGGCGCAATTAACGGAGGGCGCAGCGATTGGGCTGCTGGGGATCGAACTGCACACCCGGCGCCGCAATCGTCTCAACGGCCGAGTCGGCGCGATGACGGCGAGCGGCTTCGATGTGGCGGTTGAGCAGTCTTTCGGCAATTGCCCGCAATACATCCAATTGCGGCAGTTTCGCTCGGTGCCATTGGCGGAGCCGTCGACTCGCATCGCACAACACCTCAACGGGCTGGATGAAGCGGCCAAATCCCTGATCGCGGGAGCCGATACATTCTTTGTCGCCAGTTACGTCGACGTTGATGGCCAACGCTCGGTGGACGTTTCTCACCGCGGCGGCCAGGCCGGTTTCGTACAGGTAGAAGGCAATCGCCTGACCATTCCGGATTTCGCCGGCAACCTGTTTTTCAACACCTTGGGCAACCTGTTGCTCAATCCCCGGGCCGGTTTGCTGTTTATCGATTTCAATTCGGGAGACCTGCTGCACCTCAGCGGTCGCACCGAAGTCATTCTTGAAGGGCCGCAGATCGAGGCGTTTCAAGGGGCCGAGCGCTTGTGGACATTCGAGGTGGAACGCGTTGTGCGTCGGCCCGCCGCGCTTGCTCTGCGCTGGCGCTTCGACGGCGTGTCACCCACCAGTTTGCTCACTGGCACGTGGGAGCAGGCCAACGCCCGTCTGCAAGCCCAGGCCTTGGGCGATCGTTGGCGGCCGCTGCGGGTGGCGCGCATTAAAGAGGAAAGCCACAACATCCGCTCGATCTATCTGGAACCTGCCGACGGCGCGGGGTTGCCAGTGTTTCAGGCCGGGCAGCATTTGCCGCTGCGCTTCAACATTGCCGGCGAGGTGCACATCCGCACGTACAGCCTGTCGAGTGCGCCGTCGGATGATTTTTTCCGCATCAGTGTGAAGCGTGAAGGCTTGGTGTCTTCGCACCTGCATGAACAGGTGCGCGTCGGTGATCTGTTGGAGGCCCGTGCGCCTCAGGGGCATTTCACCGTGGCACCTGATGAGCGTCGGCCGCTGGTGCTTCTGGCGGCCGGTGTCGGCATCACGCCGTTGCTGTCGATGCTGCGCGAGGTGGTTTACCAGGGCCTGCGCACCCGCCGCATCCGGCCGACCTGGTTTTTCCAGAGTTCGCGCACGTTGGCCGATCAAGTGTTTCGTCCTGAGCTGGATCGTTTGCTCGAGGACACAGGGGATGCGGTCAGGGTGTTGCGTCTGGTGAGTCAGCCGGAAGCCGGGGCCTTGGAGGGTGAGGATTTTGACCTGACAGGGCGGATCGACACTGCGTTGCTCAAGACCCTCCTTGAAGTGGAGGACTACGATCAGCTGGATTTTGTCCTATGCGGTCCGGGCAGTTTTACCCAAGGGCTGTACGACGGCCTGCGGGAACTGCACATCCGTGATGCAAGGATTCACGCCGAAACCTTCGGCCCCTCGACCTTGCGCCGAGTGCCGGACCCCGACTCGGTGGTCATCGAGCAACCGCCCGCTGCTACCACCTCGGTGCCGGTGGTGTTTCAGCGCTCGGCTAAAGAGGCGCGCTGGCAACCGGACGGTGGCAGTTTGCTGGAGTTGGCGGAAAGCCGTGGATTGCGCCCGGAATTCAGCTGTCGCGGCGGTTCCTGCGGGACCTGCAAGACCCGGCTGATCAGCGGGCAGGTGAATTATCCACAGCCGCCAGCCGAAGTGCCGGACGACGGACAGGTGCTGATTTGCTGTGCGATTCCGGCGCAGGGATCGCAACCTTTGGTATTGGATATTTGA
- the lpdA gene encoding dihydrolipoyl dehydrogenase, whose product MSIYDVVILGGGPGGYNAAIRAGQLGLRAACIEGRATLGGTCLNVGCMPSKALLHASELYDAAMGAEFANLGIEVKPTLNLAQMMKQKDESVAGLTKGIEFLFRKNKVHWIRGWGHIDGPGKVTVTDNQGGKTELTAKNIIIATGSEPTPLPGVDIDNKRILDSTGALSLAEVPKHLVVIGAGVIGLELGSVWRRLGAQVTVIEFLDRICPGVDSEAGKTLQRSLSKQGIDFKLSCKVTSATPSATGVQLSVEPAAGGTAETIEADYVLVSIGRRPYTQGLGLENVGLATDKRGMLANKRHRTEAAGVWVIGDVTSGPMLAHKAEDEAMVCIEQIVGKAAEVNYDLIPNVIYTKPELASVGKTEEQLKAEGRAYKVGKFPFTANSRAKINHETEGFAKVLADERTDEILGVHLVGPSVSEMIGEYCVAMEFSASAEDIALTCHPHPTRSEALRQAAMNVEGMATQM is encoded by the coding sequence ATGAGCATCTATGACGTCGTGATTCTGGGCGGAGGCCCCGGCGGTTATAACGCGGCGATCCGCGCCGGTCAGTTGGGCCTCAGAGCAGCCTGCATAGAAGGACGCGCCACGCTCGGCGGCACCTGCCTGAACGTCGGGTGCATGCCGTCAAAAGCGTTGCTGCATGCTTCCGAACTCTACGACGCTGCCATGGGCGCGGAATTCGCCAACCTGGGGATCGAAGTCAAACCCACACTCAACCTCGCGCAGATGATGAAACAAAAGGATGAAAGCGTTGCCGGGTTGACCAAGGGCATCGAGTTTCTGTTTCGCAAAAACAAAGTCCACTGGATCAGGGGCTGGGGCCACATCGACGGGCCCGGCAAAGTCACGGTGACCGACAACCAGGGCGGCAAGACCGAACTGACCGCGAAGAACATCATCATCGCCACCGGCTCCGAGCCCACTCCCCTGCCCGGCGTAGACATCGACAACAAACGCATCCTCGATTCGACGGGCGCACTGTCGCTGGCTGAAGTGCCCAAGCATCTGGTGGTGATCGGCGCTGGAGTGATCGGTCTGGAGCTGGGTTCGGTGTGGCGGCGTCTGGGCGCTCAGGTGACGGTAATCGAGTTTCTCGACCGGATCTGCCCCGGTGTGGACAGTGAAGCCGGCAAAACCCTGCAACGTTCGTTGAGCAAGCAGGGCATCGACTTCAAATTGAGTTGCAAAGTCACCAGCGCCACACCCTCGGCGACCGGCGTTCAGCTCAGCGTCGAGCCCGCGGCTGGTGGCACGGCCGAAACGATTGAAGCGGACTACGTGCTGGTATCCATCGGACGCCGGCCTTACACCCAAGGCCTGGGGCTGGAGAACGTTGGCCTCGCCACGGATAAACGCGGCATGCTCGCCAACAAGCGCCATCGCACTGAAGCGGCTGGTGTCTGGGTGATTGGCGACGTCACGTCCGGGCCGATGCTCGCCCACAAGGCCGAAGACGAGGCCATGGTCTGCATCGAGCAGATTGTCGGCAAGGCGGCCGAGGTCAACTACGACCTGATCCCCAATGTGATCTACACCAAACCCGAGCTGGCTAGCGTCGGCAAGACCGAAGAACAGCTCAAGGCCGAAGGTCGCGCCTACAAGGTCGGCAAGTTTCCCTTCACCGCCAACAGCCGGGCCAAGATCAATCACGAAACCGAAGGCTTCGCCAAAGTGCTGGCCGATGAGCGCACCGACGAGATTCTCGGCGTGCACCTGGTGGGTCCAAGCGTCAGTGAAATGATTGGCGAATATTGCGTAGCCATGGAGTTCAGCGCTTCTGCCGAAGACATCGCCCTGACCTGCCATCCACACCCGACCCGCTCCGAGGCCTTGCGCCAGGCGGCGATGAATGTGGAGGGGATGGCGACGCAGATGTAA
- a CDS encoding DUF3142 domain-containing protein — protein sequence MVFFIRMIGLLAMMALLSGCERQDAPPLDQQLYVWQRQWTPAHESALRDSRADFSTLRVLALQAFPEAGWSRARIDPALLKRDGRPLIAVIRLDGQLKSLDRDVVTAQIRQVLGDWQGQGLNLSGVEIDHDAGNARLPAYREFLMHLRAVLPASLPLSITALPAWLDSPELPALLSTVDSSVLQVHAVSDPRLGLFDADQARQWTKAWSRIAAKPFYLALPAYGVALFPGEGSAPVVESEVPIERGGKRRELLADPQQLSRLATELRNDPPAHLAGLIWFRLPLASDRRAWSLTTLGAVARGDALDSRLALKLSVQNDLYDISLSNQGNLDSAWPERLTLAVQGCDGADALAGYALQQRPDLLTFTRLRDGRIPAGGQRAMGWARCAHIDQGGSNVDP from the coding sequence ATGGTTTTTTTCATTCGCATGATCGGTTTGCTGGCGATGATGGCGTTGCTCAGCGGTTGCGAACGACAGGACGCGCCACCGCTTGATCAGCAACTTTACGTCTGGCAACGGCAATGGACACCGGCCCACGAATCAGCGCTGAGGGACAGCCGCGCTGACTTTTCCACCCTGCGGGTGCTGGCCTTGCAGGCATTCCCCGAGGCGGGTTGGAGCCGGGCGCGGATTGACCCGGCGCTGCTCAAACGCGATGGGCGACCACTGATCGCGGTGATTCGTCTTGATGGCCAACTCAAGTCGCTGGATCGGGACGTAGTCACCGCGCAGATCCGGCAAGTCCTCGGCGATTGGCAAGGGCAGGGGTTGAATCTCTCCGGCGTGGAAATCGACCACGATGCCGGTAATGCTCGGCTACCGGCCTACCGCGAATTTCTTATGCACCTGCGCGCAGTTCTGCCTGCCTCTCTGCCGTTGAGCATTACCGCGTTGCCGGCCTGGCTCGACAGCCCCGAGTTGCCGGCATTGTTATCCACAGTCGACAGCAGCGTGTTGCAGGTACACGCGGTGAGCGATCCGCGTCTTGGCTTGTTCGACGCGGATCAGGCTAGGCAATGGACCAAGGCCTGGAGCCGCATCGCTGCCAAACCTTTCTATCTGGCGCTGCCGGCTTATGGCGTGGCGTTGTTTCCGGGAGAGGGCAGTGCGCCGGTAGTGGAAAGCGAAGTGCCGATAGAACGAGGCGGCAAGCGCCGGGAATTGCTGGCCGACCCGCAGCAACTGAGTCGGCTCGCGACCGAGTTGCGCAACGATCCGCCCGCTCATCTTGCAGGACTGATCTGGTTTCGTTTGCCGCTGGCGAGCGACCGCCGGGCCTGGAGCCTGACGACCCTGGGCGCCGTGGCGCGCGGCGATGCCCTCGACAGTCGACTGGCGTTGAAACTCTCGGTGCAGAACGATCTCTACGACATCAGCCTCAGCAATCAGGGCAACCTCGACAGCGCCTGGCCCGAACGCCTGACTCTCGCGGTGCAGGGCTGTGACGGTGCCGATGCGCTGGCCGGTTATGCATTGCAACAGCGGCCGGATCTGCTTACCTTCACCCGCCTGCGCGACGGTCGAATACCGGCGGGCGGGCAGCGCGCCATGGGTTGGGCTCGTTGCGCGCATATTGATCAAGGAGGTTCGAATGTTGACCCGTAA
- the hflC gene encoding protease modulator HflC: MSQSHTHDHDDHTGHDHGHGGHHHGHHHHGDPQEAGPFPWRRMGWAALLVAFAIAAASLVQVRSGEATVITRFGNPSRVLLEPGLGWRWPAPFEAAIPVDLRLRTTSSGLQDVGTRDGLRIIVQAYVAWQVQGDPDNVQRFMRAVQNQPDEAARQIRTFVGSALETTASSFDLANLVNTDANQVRIADFEAQLRQQIDQQLLTTYGVRVLQVGIERLTLPSVTLTATVDRMRAERETIATERTAIGKREAAQIRSAAERDARIVQADATVKAADIEAQSRVEAAQIYGRAYAGSPQLYNLLRSLDTLGTIVTPGTKLILRTDAAPFRVLVDGPPTLDNKSGSQP, encoded by the coding sequence TTGAGCCAGTCGCACACTCACGATCACGATGACCACACTGGCCACGATCACGGTCATGGCGGACATCATCACGGCCATCACCACCACGGTGATCCCCAGGAAGCGGGCCCGTTCCCATGGCGGCGAATGGGCTGGGCAGCGTTGCTGGTGGCGTTCGCCATCGCGGCGGCGAGCCTGGTTCAAGTGCGTTCGGGGGAGGCCACGGTGATCACGCGTTTCGGTAATCCGTCGCGGGTATTGCTGGAACCAGGTCTTGGCTGGCGCTGGCCTGCTCCTTTTGAAGCGGCGATTCCTGTCGATCTGCGACTGCGCACGACCTCGAGTGGTTTACAGGACGTGGGTACGCGGGACGGTTTGCGCATCATCGTTCAGGCTTATGTGGCCTGGCAGGTTCAGGGCGATCCGGACAACGTGCAACGCTTCATGCGCGCCGTACAGAATCAGCCAGACGAAGCCGCGCGGCAGATTCGCACGTTTGTGGGGTCGGCGCTGGAAACCACGGCCAGCAGTTTTGATCTGGCTAACCTGGTGAACACTGACGCCAACCAAGTACGCATCGCTGACTTTGAAGCGCAGTTGCGTCAGCAAATCGATCAGCAGCTACTCACCACTTACGGCGTGCGGGTGCTGCAAGTCGGCATCGAGCGTCTGACCTTGCCGTCGGTAACCCTCACCGCTACGGTTGATCGCATGCGTGCCGAGCGTGAAACAATCGCCACCGAACGCACAGCCATCGGCAAGCGCGAAGCGGCGCAAATCCGTTCTGCCGCCGAGCGTGATGCACGAATCGTACAAGCCGATGCGACGGTGAAAGCGGCCGATATTGAAGCGCAATCGCGCGTCGAAGCCGCACAAATTTACGGTCGTGCCTACGCCGGATCGCCACAGCTCTACAACCTGCTGCGCTCCCTCGACACACTAGGCACGATCGTCACGCCCGGCACAAAACTGATTCTGCGCACGGACGCCGCGCCGTTCCGGGTGTTGGTTGACGGTCCGCCGACCCTCGATAACAAGTCCGGGTCGCAGCCATGA
- a CDS encoding LysE family translocator: protein MAGLWVFFMALAVVYLLPGPDMILLLQTGARQGKGAALATAVGLGIARGCHVALAALGLAALFKAAPWTFDVVRLAGAAYLLWIGIQCLRTTMLPNLHGADATTEKPRWRAAIQRGLLTNLLNPKALLFCSVLLPQFIDPHDGPVLAQFATLGIVLVGVGLLFDSAYALTGAALGRWLQRSPSAQRVQQWLFGSLLIGFAVRLTFVQQA, encoded by the coding sequence GTGGCAGGACTCTGGGTGTTTTTCATGGCGCTGGCGGTGGTCTATCTGTTGCCGGGCCCGGACATGATCCTGCTGTTGCAGACCGGCGCTCGTCAGGGCAAAGGCGCGGCGTTGGCCACTGCGGTGGGTCTGGGCATTGCCCGCGGTTGCCATGTGGCCTTGGCAGCGTTGGGGTTGGCGGCACTGTTCAAGGCTGCGCCCTGGACGTTCGACGTGGTACGCCTGGCCGGGGCCGCCTATCTGCTGTGGATCGGCATTCAATGCCTGCGAACCACTATGCTGCCGAATTTGCACGGAGCAGACGCCACCACCGAGAAACCTCGCTGGCGCGCAGCGATCCAGCGCGGTTTGCTGACTAACCTGCTCAACCCCAAAGCCTTGCTGTTCTGTTCGGTGCTGCTGCCACAATTCATCGATCCACACGACGGACCGGTGCTCGCGCAATTTGCGACCCTCGGGATTGTGCTGGTCGGTGTCGGTTTGCTGTTCGACAGTGCTTACGCACTGACCGGCGCAGCGCTGGGCCGTTGGCTGCAACGCAGTCCTTCAGCCCAGCGCGTGCAGCAGTGGCTGTTCGGCAGCTTGTTGATCGGCTTCGCCGTGCGGCTGACCTTTGTGCAACAAGCCTGA
- a CDS encoding glutathione S-transferase family protein — translation MQAIKLYNFPRSGHAHRIELMMSLLHLPTELVFVDLAKGAHKQPDFLALNAFGQVPVIDDQGVVLADSNAILVYLAQKYGDGRWLPTDPVGAAKVQRWLSIAAGPIAFGPARARLITVFGAAYNAEEVIAYSHTVLKVIDQELAATPYLAGTEPTIADVSAYSYIAHAPEGNVSLEDYANIRAWLARIEALPGFVGMPRTLVGLQKTA, via the coding sequence ATGCAAGCGATCAAACTCTACAACTTCCCACGTTCCGGCCACGCTCACCGCATAGAGCTGATGATGTCCCTGCTGCATTTGCCCACCGAGTTGGTATTTGTCGACTTGGCCAAGGGCGCGCACAAACAGCCGGATTTCCTCGCGCTCAATGCGTTTGGCCAGGTTCCGGTCATCGATGATCAAGGCGTGGTGCTGGCCGATTCCAACGCGATTCTGGTTTATTTGGCGCAAAAATATGGCGACGGACGTTGGCTGCCAACCGATCCGGTCGGGGCGGCCAAGGTTCAGCGCTGGTTGTCGATTGCCGCAGGGCCGATTGCCTTTGGCCCCGCCAGGGCGAGGCTGATCACGGTGTTTGGGGCGGCTTACAACGCTGAAGAAGTGATCGCTTATTCCCACACCGTGCTCAAAGTGATCGATCAGGAACTGGCCGCAACGCCTTATCTGGCTGGCACCGAGCCAACCATTGCCGACGTTTCTGCCTACAGCTATATCGCCCATGCGCCAGAAGGCAACGTGTCGCTGGAGGACTACGCGAACATCCGCGCCTGGCTGGCACGGATCGAAGCCTTGCCAGGGTTTGTCGGCATGCCGCGCACTCTGGTCGGTCTGCAAAAAACCGCCTGA
- a CDS encoding LysR family transcriptional regulator, with product MDRFQEMQVFAAVAQDQGFSAAARRLGLSAASVTRAVAALEKRIGTVLLTRTTRSVHLSEAGQRYLEDCRRILAEVQEAEDSAAGSHTQPRGQLTITAPVLFGELFVTPVMVNYLTQFPEVSINGLLVDRVVSMVEEGIDVAVRIGELPDSNQHAIRVGEVRRVICGSPGFLTAHGRPRHPQDLAQVPVVATSSIGQSRTWPFLEGGETLTVRPTPRLVVTANQAAITAACLGLGLTRVLSYQVASKVASGELEIVLADFELPPLPIHVVYQGGRKAPARIRSFVDFAVSALREHPSLQA from the coding sequence ATGGACCGATTCCAGGAAATGCAGGTCTTCGCTGCCGTCGCCCAAGACCAAGGCTTCTCGGCGGCGGCGCGGCGTTTGGGCCTGTCGGCTGCTAGCGTCACCCGTGCGGTAGCAGCGCTGGAGAAACGCATCGGCACGGTGCTGCTGACGCGAACTACCCGCAGTGTGCATTTGAGTGAGGCGGGTCAGCGTTACCTGGAAGACTGTCGGAGGATTCTCGCCGAGGTGCAGGAAGCCGAGGATTCGGCGGCGGGCAGTCATACCCAACCGCGTGGGCAACTGACGATTACTGCGCCGGTGTTGTTCGGTGAGCTGTTTGTCACGCCTGTAATGGTGAATTATCTGACGCAGTTTCCTGAAGTCAGCATCAATGGGTTGCTGGTCGATCGAGTGGTCAGCATGGTCGAGGAGGGCATCGATGTCGCTGTGCGTATAGGTGAGTTGCCCGACAGTAATCAGCATGCGATTCGCGTGGGTGAGGTTCGGCGGGTGATTTGCGGCTCGCCGGGGTTCCTGACGGCCCATGGTCGACCTCGACATCCTCAGGATCTGGCTCAGGTGCCGGTTGTTGCGACGTCCTCTATCGGGCAGTCGAGAACCTGGCCGTTCCTCGAAGGGGGAGAGACGCTGACTGTTCGACCCACGCCGCGCCTGGTGGTGACGGCCAATCAGGCGGCGATTACGGCGGCGTGCCTGGGCTTGGGGCTGACCCGGGTTCTGTCTTATCAGGTCGCGAGCAAAGTCGCTTCCGGTGAGCTGGAAATCGTTCTGGCGGACTTCGAACTGCCGCCATTGCCTATCCATGTGGTCTATCAGGGCGGGCGCAAGGCCCCTGCGCGGATTCGCAGTTTTGTGGATTTTGCGGTGAGCGCGCTGCGTGAGCATCCGTCCTTGCAGGCCTGA
- a CDS encoding Lrp/AsnC family transcriptional regulator produces the protein MKLDAYDRKILAALQRDGRLSNVQLADEIGLSASPCLRRVRMLEEAGVIRGYQANLDRDEVGLGLTVFVGVKVERHNDEQAEAFRLAVTALPEVISAFLVSGESDFLLQVVVPDLRAYDRFLTGRLLKLPGVSDIRSNFAIHTVKTPGALPLEHLPAN, from the coding sequence ATGAAACTCGACGCCTATGACCGCAAGATTCTCGCAGCCCTGCAACGGGACGGTCGCCTGAGCAATGTGCAACTGGCTGACGAGATCGGCCTGTCCGCCTCGCCTTGTTTGCGCCGGGTACGGATGCTTGAAGAAGCCGGGGTCATACGCGGTTACCAGGCCAATCTGGATCGCGACGAAGTGGGGCTTGGGCTGACGGTGTTTGTCGGGGTCAAGGTCGAACGGCACAACGATGAACAGGCCGAAGCCTTTCGCCTGGCCGTGACCGCGTTGCCCGAGGTGATTTCGGCTTTTCTGGTGTCAGGGGAATCGGATTTTCTGCTGCAAGTGGTGGTGCCGGACCTGCGCGCCTATGACCGTTTTCTCACGGGGCGGTTGCTGAAGTTGCCGGGCGTGAGCGACATCCGCAGCAACTTTGCGATTCATACGGTGAAGACCCCGGGGGCGTTGCCGCTGGAACATTTACCCGCGAACTAA